The following coding sequences lie in one Arachis ipaensis cultivar K30076 chromosome B05, Araip1.1, whole genome shotgun sequence genomic window:
- the LOC110262640 gene encoding uncharacterized protein LOC110262640 encodes MESEPPSQFDVSSIENMGDTGLPLVPLLNESTSIRSSTALPAVPAPHRNTRKLASRGRGKRRGVEEAPVDDSAETETGEGKRKPCRPRSWTWDHFTKDETSNPQYPRAKCNWCGASYACDTHKNGTSNMKNHLLSQCKKFPKEALDPTQKILCFQDAIKDDRKGIGSLLSAVSFDVDRYRQALARMIIVDELPFSHVEGEGFVII; translated from the exons ATGGAGTCCGAGCCACCGAGTCAG TTTGATGTCAGTTCAATTGAAAATATGGGCGACACTGGATTGCCGCTAGTTCCTCTGCTGAATGAATCAACAAGCATCAGATCTTCAACTGCATTGCCTGCTGTGCCAGCTCCTCATAGAAACACAAGGAAGCTTGCTAGTAGAGGCCGAGGGAAAAGGCGGGGTGTTGAAGAAGCTCCTGTTGATGACTCCGCTGAAACTGAGACCGGCGAAGGTAAGAGAAAGCCTTGTAGACCTAGGTCTTGGACATGGGATCACTTTACTAAAGATGAAACTAGTAATCCACAGTACCCTAGAGCTAAATGTAATTGGTGTGGGGCTAGTTATGCTTGTGATACACATAAAAATGGCACCAGTAACATGAAAAATCACTTGTTGTCGCAATGCAAAAAATTTCCAAAGGAGGCATTAGATCCTACCCAAAAGATTCTTTGTTTTCAAGATGCGATAAAAGATGATAGGAAAGGGATAGGTAGTTTACTTTCTGCTGTATCTTTTGATGTTGATCGTTATAGACAAGCGCTTGCTAGAATGATTATTGTGGATGAATTACCTTTTTCGCATGTTGAGGGGGAGGGTTTCGTTATTATATGA